In Alnus glutinosa chromosome 7, dhAlnGlut1.1, whole genome shotgun sequence, the sequence AGATGATCGGCATTCCATGCTCTCGGTAGTACCCTTCCGGTTGTATCAATCAGATAGTACGCCCCTTGTCGTGACACCGTATTACTTTGTATGGGCCTTCCCATTGGGGTCCAAGCTTTCCCTCGGTTGGATCTTTAGTTATCAGGCTAACTTTCCTCAAGACCCAATCCCCGAGTTGGAACTTCTGAGGATTTCCTGTCTTATTGGAATAACGGGCGGCTCGGTCCTGGAATGCTGCCCATGTGACCTGggcttcatctcttctttcttgtagcAAATCCAGATTGAGCTTGTTCCCTTCATCATTTAATCCTGGATTGTAGTATGACACTCGGAAGCTTGGTGATCCAACTTCAGCAATGATGACCGCTTCGGAACCGTATGCCAAAGAAAAAGGAGTAGCACCTGTGGGAGTTCGTGTTGTAGTACGATAGGCCCAGAGGACCTCGGGAACATACTCGGCGCAAGCCCCCTTCTTCTTGCTGAGTTtcttctttagtgttttaaggaGTGTTTTGTTGGTGGCTTCTACTTGTCCATTTGCTGGTGCATGAATCGGAGTGGAATAGTAATTTTGAATTCGAAGTTCCGTACACCATTTACGAAACGGTCTGCAGTCAAACTGCTTTCCGTTATCGGTAACAAAGGCATGTGGAATGCCGAAACGGCATACGACTGAGCTCCAAAGAAATTTTATCACGTTGGCGGTGGTAATGGTAGCGAATGCCTCGGCTTCGGCCCATTTTGTGAAGTAGTCTATTGCGACGAGAAGGAATCTCCGTCCTCCTTTTGCCGGCGGCATGGGTCCGACTATGTCAACCCCCCATTTTGCGAATGGCCAGGACGAGCTGATCGGATTGAGTTTTTCAGAAGGGTTTTTCATCACCCGAGCAAACCTTTGACACTAGTCGCATTGTTGAACTAGCTTGACCGAGTCCTTATTCATTGTTGGCCAGTAATTCCCGGCTCTCATTGCTTTGTGTGCTAGCATCCAAGAGCCTGAATGGTTCCCGCAAACTCCTTCGTGTATTTCCTTTAACACATACTCTACCTCCGAGTTTGTGAGACACTTGAGAAGCGGCTCGGTGTACCCTCTACGGTAAAGTATTCCTCCAATAAGCGCATACCACTTTGAGTGCATTTTTACCTTGCGAGACAACAGTTTGTCCCTGGGTAAAGATCCGTCCCGGAGGTACCAAATTACATCAGTGGCCCATTCTGGGTCGATCGATTCTTCTTCAGTTTCCATCACGTCTAACTTAGGAGTAATTGATGGTTCGGATTGTATCACACCCCGTAGGTTGATGTTTTGACATCAGGTCCGGTACCCGAGCCCATCTTGGAGAGGGCGTCTGCCTGGACATTTTCCTCCCAGGGAATTTTTGTCATGGCGATCCTTTCAAAGTTAGACTGATGTTTGCGTACTTTGCTGAGGTACTGGATCATTTTTTCTCCTTGGGCTTCTGCAATTCCCTGTACGTGGCTTACT encodes:
- the LOC133874375 gene encoding uncharacterized protein LOC133874375; this encodes MKNPSEKLNPISSSWPFAKWGVDIVGPMPPAKGGRRFLLVAIDYFTKWAEAEAFATITTANVIKFLWSSVVCRFGIPHAFVTDNGKQFDCRPFRKWCTELRIQNYYSTPIHAPANGQVEATNKTLLKTLKKKLSKKKGACAEYVPEVLWAYRTTTRTPTGATPFSLAYGSEAVIIAEVGSPSFRVSYYNPGLNDEGNKLNLDLLQERRDEAQVTWAAFQDRAARYSNKTGNPQKFQLGDWVLRKVSLITKDPTEGKLGPQWEGPYKVIRCHDKGRTI